From Candidatus Polarisedimenticolaceae bacterium, the proteins below share one genomic window:
- a CDS encoding serine/threonine-protein kinase has translation MTSASAHAISPVLDARFLVVETLGRGGQGTVYRAFDRLTRRDVALKTLHPVPDLDPVHPLVAEFAAWSRLRHPHVVRAYEMGRARSGPLEPGTPYLVLELVRGLPVHRAMRAGATSGEAVEEVGRRLLRALDHVHRAGLVHRDLKPGNVLVGPGRRGPGRVKLTDFGLASPSGLAGAPGRISGSIPYVAPERILGLPLDGRADLYGLGILLFYLATGRLPLLARSPQRWLRWHLAGPPADPRVVRPEIPARLADLVIKLTARDRDARPPTAAEALALLGPAPPAAPRASASHLTSSQRAALRMALDAARRGESREIVLPPGAARQELSVAAAAMGLAVHRLRRPSGIAEVVLTLLLARGSEAQATALRHGLARGLPLSFVGGVPVWDRSVGAPPPRAVAVLARGVAAFLVAEARRRPLALVVEPGATRDPLAGTVVAILRRSVSSPRPRSCRGLLLALSPCARSRCRRTPST, from the coding sequence ATGACATCCGCTTCGGCCCACGCGATCTCGCCGGTCCTGGACGCGCGCTTCCTCGTCGTCGAGACGCTGGGGCGCGGCGGCCAGGGAACGGTCTACCGCGCGTTCGACAGGCTCACGAGACGCGACGTCGCGCTCAAGACGCTCCACCCCGTGCCCGATCTCGATCCGGTGCATCCGCTCGTAGCGGAGTTCGCGGCGTGGTCGCGTCTCCGGCACCCTCACGTCGTGCGCGCGTACGAGATGGGCCGGGCCCGCTCGGGGCCGCTCGAGCCGGGAACGCCCTACCTCGTGCTCGAGCTGGTCCGCGGGCTTCCGGTTCACCGCGCGATGCGCGCCGGCGCCACGAGCGGCGAAGCGGTCGAGGAGGTGGGCCGGCGCCTCCTGCGCGCGCTCGACCACGTTCACCGTGCGGGATTGGTTCACCGCGATCTCAAGCCTGGCAACGTCCTCGTCGGCCCCGGCCGCCGCGGACCGGGGCGCGTGAAGCTCACCGACTTCGGGCTCGCCTCGCCGTCCGGTCTGGCGGGCGCGCCCGGCCGGATCAGCGGCTCGATCCCTTACGTCGCGCCCGAGCGGATCCTTGGCCTGCCGCTCGACGGGCGCGCCGACCTCTACGGGCTCGGCATCCTCCTCTTCTATCTCGCGACCGGCCGGCTGCCGCTCCTCGCGCGCTCGCCGCAGCGATGGCTGCGCTGGCACCTCGCCGGTCCCCCGGCCGATCCCCGCGTCGTCCGTCCCGAGATCCCGGCGCGTCTCGCCGATCTCGTCATCAAGCTCACCGCGCGCGATCGCGACGCGCGCCCCCCCACCGCGGCCGAGGCGCTGGCGCTTCTGGGGCCGGCTCCGCCAGCGGCGCCACGCGCCTCGGCCTCCCACCTGACTTCGTCGCAGCGCGCCGCGCTGAGGATGGCGCTCGACGCGGCGCGTCGCGGCGAGTCACGGGAGATCGTGCTGCCGCCGGGCGCGGCGCGTCAGGAGCTCTCCGTCGCGGCGGCGGCGATGGGGCTCGCGGTTCACAGGCTCCGCCGTCCCTCCGGAATCGCCGAGGTCGTGCTGACGCTCCTGCTGGCGCGCGGCAGCGAGGCGCAGGCGACGGCCCTGCGCCACGGCCTCGCGCGCGGGCTCCCGCTCTCGTTCGTCGGAGGCGTGCCGGTGTGGGACCGCTCCGTCGGCGCGCCGCCGCCTCGCGCCGTGGCCGTGCTCGCGCGCGGAGTCGCCGCGTTCCTCGTCGCCGAGGCGCGGCGACGTCCTCTCGCTCTCGTCGTCGAGCCCGGTGCCACGCGCGACCCGCTCGCCGGTACGGTCGTCGCGATCCTCAGGCGGAGCGTGTCGTCGCCGCGTCCTCGCTCTTGCCGCGGGCTCCTGCTGGCCCTTTCCCCATGTGCGCGATCACGTTGTCGCCGAACTCCGAGCACTTGA
- the icd gene encoding NADP-dependent isocitrate dehydrogenase: protein MSEAKGERITLSDGRIAVPDHPVIPFIEGDGTGPDIWRAASRVIDAAVEKAYGGARRIRWVEVLAGQKAFDATGSWLPDETLETFRSHLVGIKGPLTTPVGGGIRSLNVALRQILDLYVCLRPVRWFAGVPSPVKRPDAVDMVIFRENTEDIYAGIEFAEGTREAAKVLAFLKQEFPSSYKKIRFPETAAIGFKPVSRDGSERLVRAAIAYAIAQKRKSVTLVHKGNIMKFTEGAFRNWGYALAEREFAGKVYTWERWEKTRSQKGEDAANAEQKAALAEGRVLVKDAIADITLQQVLTRPDDFDVIATLNLNGDYLSDALAAQVGGIGIAPGGNVNYVTGHAVFEATHGTAPKYANLDRVNPGSVILSGEMMLRYLGWNEAADRILEGMNGAIASKRVTYDFARLMDGGVEIKCSEFGDNVIAHMGKGPAGARGKSEDAATTRSA, encoded by the coding sequence ATGAGCGAAGCCAAGGGCGAGCGGATCACTCTTTCGGACGGACGGATCGCGGTGCCGGACCATCCGGTCATTCCCTTCATCGAGGGGGACGGCACCGGCCCCGACATCTGGCGCGCCGCGTCCCGCGTGATCGACGCCGCCGTCGAGAAAGCCTACGGGGGCGCACGCCGGATCCGGTGGGTCGAGGTGCTCGCCGGTCAGAAGGCGTTCGACGCGACCGGAAGCTGGCTCCCCGACGAGACGCTCGAGACGTTCCGCAGCCACCTCGTGGGGATCAAGGGACCGCTCACGACGCCGGTCGGCGGCGGGATCCGGTCGCTCAATGTCGCGCTACGCCAGATCCTCGACCTCTACGTCTGCCTCAGGCCGGTGCGCTGGTTTGCGGGCGTGCCGTCGCCGGTCAAGCGTCCCGACGCCGTCGACATGGTCATCTTCCGCGAGAACACCGAGGACATCTACGCGGGGATCGAGTTCGCCGAAGGAACGCGCGAGGCGGCGAAGGTCCTCGCCTTCTTGAAGCAGGAGTTCCCGTCGTCGTACAAGAAGATCCGCTTCCCCGAGACCGCCGCGATCGGCTTCAAGCCGGTCTCCAGGGACGGGAGCGAGCGGCTCGTCCGCGCCGCGATCGCCTACGCGATCGCGCAGAAGCGGAAGAGCGTGACGCTCGTGCACAAGGGCAACATCATGAAGTTCACCGAGGGCGCGTTCCGCAACTGGGGCTACGCGCTCGCGGAGCGCGAGTTCGCCGGGAAGGTGTACACCTGGGAGCGGTGGGAGAAGACCCGGTCGCAGAAGGGCGAGGACGCGGCGAACGCGGAGCAGAAGGCGGCGCTCGCCGAGGGGCGCGTCCTCGTGAAGGATGCGATCGCGGACATCACGCTCCAGCAGGTGCTCACGAGACCGGACGACTTCGACGTCATCGCCACCCTCAATCTGAACGGGGACTACCTCTCCGACGCGCTCGCCGCGCAGGTCGGCGGGATCGGCATCGCGCCGGGCGGGAACGTCAACTACGTCACCGGCCACGCCGTGTTCGAGGCGACGCACGGGACGGCCCCGAAGTACGCGAACCTCGATCGCGTCAACCCCGGCTCGGTCATCCTCTCGGGCGAGATGATGCTCCGTTATCTCGGCTGGAACGAGGCCGCCGACCGCATCCTCGAGGGGATGAACGGCGCGATCGCGAGCAAGCGCGTCACCTACGACTTCGCGCGCCTGATGGACGGCGGGGTCGAGATCAAGTGCTCGGAGTTCGGCGACAACGTGATCGCGCACATGGGGAAAGGGCCAGCAGGAGCCCGCGGCAAGAGCGAGGACGCGGCGACGACACGCTCCGCCTGA
- the aceK gene encoding bifunctional isocitrate dehydrogenase kinase/phosphatase: protein MERSLVQDGASLIAESFRSYTERFRALTHRARANFESRDWHAVQRDSARRFDLYLEAVQEGLERLRPLMDDRIADRPTWTALRSAYARAMKGRPDVELAETFFNSYTRKIFHTIGADPAVEFVIPQLHRPSVDPAGAEMATFPRNGTLTSLVLTVLEAYRFDPGWDDAEGDAARIAGEMERQLEGRRVLALELLRPVFFRGKGAYVVGRVKTDRGSVPWVMALVNFGGRIAVDAVLMTEDEVSIVFSFARSYFLVEMESPRETVAFLKTIMPRKPLAELYNAVGCNKHGKTELYRSILDHLEETDDRFDIAPGQRGMVMSVFTLAGFDVVFKVIKDRFDYPKTVTHQEVREKYGLVFRHDRAGRLADAQEFEHLEFDASRFTERLLRELLTVAGESVRLRADRVVIAHLYTERRLLPLDVYLKVAPDDAARDAVVEYGQVLRDLAATNIFPGDMLLKNFGVTRHGRLIFYDYDELCLLTDCNFRALPEAKSGDEETAGEPWFYVGERDIFPEEFRSFLGLRRGLREVFLDHHEELLHVDFWHRMQEMHARGEVVDIYPYRPGRHLRGPGEEPRS, encoded by the coding sequence ATGGAACGGTCTCTCGTCCAAGACGGTGCGTCCCTCATCGCCGAGTCGTTCCGCTCCTACACCGAGCGCTTCCGAGCGTTGACCCACCGCGCGCGGGCGAACTTCGAATCGCGCGACTGGCATGCCGTCCAGCGCGATTCCGCGCGGCGGTTCGACCTCTACCTCGAGGCGGTCCAGGAAGGGCTCGAGCGCCTGCGGCCGCTGATGGACGATCGGATCGCCGACCGCCCGACATGGACGGCGCTTCGAAGCGCCTACGCGCGCGCGATGAAGGGCCGTCCCGACGTCGAGCTCGCCGAGACGTTCTTCAACTCGTATACGCGCAAGATCTTCCACACGATCGGCGCCGATCCGGCGGTCGAGTTCGTCATCCCGCAGCTCCACCGGCCCTCGGTCGATCCCGCCGGCGCCGAGATGGCGACCTTCCCGCGGAACGGCACGCTCACCTCGCTCGTCCTCACGGTGCTCGAGGCGTATCGCTTCGATCCCGGCTGGGACGATGCCGAGGGCGACGCGGCCCGGATCGCCGGCGAGATGGAGCGCCAGCTCGAGGGCCGCCGCGTTCTCGCCCTCGAGCTGCTCAGGCCGGTCTTCTTCCGCGGGAAGGGAGCGTACGTCGTCGGGCGCGTGAAGACCGATCGGGGCAGCGTCCCGTGGGTCATGGCGCTCGTCAACTTCGGAGGAAGGATCGCCGTCGACGCCGTCCTCATGACCGAAGACGAGGTCAGCATCGTCTTCAGCTTCGCGCGGTCGTACTTCCTCGTCGAGATGGAAAGCCCGCGCGAGACCGTCGCCTTCCTGAAGACGATCATGCCCCGCAAGCCGCTCGCCGAGCTGTACAACGCCGTCGGGTGCAACAAGCACGGCAAGACCGAGCTGTACCGGTCGATCCTCGATCACCTGGAGGAGACCGACGACCGCTTCGACATCGCGCCGGGGCAGCGCGGCATGGTCATGAGCGTCTTCACGCTCGCCGGCTTCGACGTCGTGTTCAAGGTCATCAAGGACCGCTTCGACTATCCAAAGACCGTGACGCACCAGGAGGTCCGGGAGAAGTACGGCCTCGTCTTCCGCCACGACCGCGCGGGACGCCTCGCGGACGCGCAGGAGTTCGAGCACCTCGAGTTCGACGCGTCGCGGTTCACGGAGCGGCTCCTCCGCGAGCTCCTGACCGTGGCGGGCGAGAGCGTGCGCCTGCGCGCGGACCGCGTCGTCATCGCGCACCTGTACACCGAGCGGCGGCTCCTGCCGCTCGACGTCTACCTCAAGGTCGCGCCCGACGACGCGGCGCGCGACGCGGTCGTCGAGTACGGCCAGGTGCTGCGCGATCTCGCCGCGACCAACATCTTCCCCGGCGACATGCTGCTCAAGAACTTCGGCGTGACCCGGCACGGCCGGCTCATCTTCTACGACTACGACGAGCTGTGCCTGCTCACCGACTGCAACTTCCGCGCGCTGCCCGAGGCGAAGAGCGGCGACGAGGAAACCGCCGGCGAGCCCTGGTTCTACGTCGGCGAGCGTGACATCTTTCCCGAGGAGTTCCGCTCGTTCCTGGGCCTGAGGCGAGGCCTGCGCGAGGTCTTCCTCGACCACCACGAAGAGCTGCTCCACGTCGACTTCTGGCACCGGATGCAGGAGATGCACGCGCGCGGGGAGGTCGTCGACATCTATCCTTACAGGCCGGGCCGGCATCTCCGCGGGCCCGGTGAGGAGCCACGATCATGA
- a CDS encoding D-aminoacylase, which produces MRWVRNAFLVGCCLAPAFAADRFDLVVKGGTVYDGTGAPGRKADVGIKGDRIVAVGDLSAAAAARVVDAKGLAVAPGFVNMLSWATDSLMVDGRSMSDLKQGVTLEVMGEGWSMGPLTDSMKKEMKEQQGDIKYDITWTTLGEYLDQLVKRGISPNVASMVGATTLRIHELGYADREPTADELARMEALVRASMKEGALGIGAALIYAPGFYAKTPELLALAKTAGESGGGYIAHMRSEANRLDEAVDETIGIARAAGVHGEIYHLKAAGRANWPKMKGVLAKIEAARKDGVSISANMYTYLAGATGLDAAMPPWVQEGGLDAWVNRLRDPAVRARVIGEMRTPADTWENLWLQAGSADNVLFTGFKTERLKPLTGKTLAQVMKMRGTSAEDTMIDLVIEDHTRIETVYFLMSEDNLKLEIAEPWVAFGSDAESSAPAGVFLKSSTHPRAYGNFARVLGHYVRDEKALALPDAIRRLTGLPAENWKLKDRGCLAAGCFADVVVFDPAKVADHATFDKPRQYATGVRDVFVNGVQVLKNGSHTGAKPGRVVRGPGWAGS; this is translated from the coding sequence ATGCGCTGGGTCCGGAACGCCTTCCTCGTCGGGTGCTGCCTCGCGCCGGCGTTCGCCGCAGATCGTTTCGACCTCGTCGTGAAGGGCGGAACGGTCTATGACGGCACGGGCGCCCCGGGGCGCAAGGCCGACGTGGGAATCAAGGGGGATCGGATCGTCGCCGTCGGCGATCTGTCGGCCGCCGCGGCCGCGCGTGTCGTCGACGCGAAGGGGCTCGCTGTCGCACCGGGATTCGTCAACATGCTCTCGTGGGCGACGGATTCCCTGATGGTCGACGGACGCTCGATGAGCGACCTGAAGCAAGGGGTCACCCTCGAGGTCATGGGCGAAGGCTGGTCGATGGGGCCCCTGACCGACTCCATGAAGAAGGAGATGAAGGAGCAGCAGGGCGACATCAAGTACGACATCACGTGGACGACGCTCGGCGAGTACCTGGACCAGCTCGTCAAGCGCGGCATCTCGCCGAACGTCGCGAGCATGGTCGGCGCCACGACTCTCCGCATCCACGAGCTGGGTTACGCCGATCGCGAGCCGACCGCGGACGAGCTGGCGCGCATGGAGGCTCTCGTCCGCGCGTCGATGAAGGAGGGCGCCCTCGGCATCGGCGCCGCGCTCATCTACGCTCCCGGCTTCTACGCGAAGACGCCGGAGCTGCTCGCGCTCGCCAAGACCGCGGGAGAATCGGGCGGCGGCTACATCGCCCACATGCGCAGCGAGGCCAACCGTCTCGACGAAGCGGTCGACGAGACGATCGGCATCGCGCGTGCGGCCGGCGTGCACGGCGAGATCTATCACCTGAAGGCCGCCGGCCGCGCGAACTGGCCGAAGATGAAGGGCGTGCTCGCGAAGATCGAGGCCGCCCGGAAGGACGGCGTCTCGATCAGCGCGAACATGTACACCTACCTCGCGGGCGCGACCGGCCTCGACGCCGCGATGCCGCCGTGGGTCCAGGAGGGCGGCCTCGATGCGTGGGTGAATCGCCTGAGGGATCCCGCCGTCCGCGCGCGCGTGATCGGGGAGATGCGCACCCCGGCCGACACGTGGGAAAATCTGTGGCTCCAGGCGGGATCCGCCGACAACGTGCTCTTCACCGGCTTCAAGACCGAGCGGCTCAAGCCGCTGACCGGCAAGACTCTCGCCCAGGTCATGAAGATGCGCGGCACCTCGGCGGAAGACACGATGATCGACCTCGTCATCGAGGACCACACGCGCATCGAGACCGTCTACTTCCTGATGAGCGAGGACAACCTGAAGCTCGAGATCGCCGAGCCTTGGGTCGCCTTCGGCTCCGACGCGGAGTCGTCGGCGCCCGCGGGGGTCTTCCTGAAATCGAGCACGCACCCGCGCGCCTACGGAAACTTCGCCCGTGTCCTCGGCCACTACGTGCGCGACGAGAAAGCGCTCGCGCTCCCCGACGCGATCCGCCGCCTGACGGGCCTCCCCGCCGAGAACTGGAAGCTGAAGGATCGCGGCTGTCTGGCCGCCGGCTGCTTCGCGGACGTCGTCGTCTTCGATCCCGCGAAGGTTGCCGACCACGCCACGTTCGACAAGCCGCGGCAGTACGCGACCGGCGTGCGCGACGTCTTCGTCAACGGGGTGCAGGTCCTGAAGAACGGCAGCCACACCGGAGCCAAACCAGGGCGTGTGGTGCGGGGGCCGGGCTGGGCGGGAAGTTAA